The following proteins come from a genomic window of Planktothrix serta PCC 8927:
- the nifB gene encoding nitrogenase cofactor biosynthesis protein NifB: protein MTPQLGIPTQSSGCSSSSCGTSTTEIDEKLKQRIENHPCYSEEAHHHYARMHVAVAPACNIQCNYCNRKYDCANESRPGVVSELLTPEEAAHKVLVIAGKIPQMSVLGIAGPGDPLANPEKTFRTFELIADKAPDIKLCLSTNGLMLPDYVERIKQLNVDHVTITINMVDPEIGTQIYPWVRYNRKRYTGIEAAQILHERQMEGLQALKEADILCKVNSVLIPGINDHHLPEVNQVIRSKGAFLHNIMPLISAPEHGTYFGLNGQRGPSPKELKAVQDNCSGNMKMMRHCRQCRADAVGLLGEDRSQEFTKDKFMEMQPEYNIETRQEVHADIEKFKSELKLAKAKLKPSQKVANSPKVLVAVATKGGGLVNQHFGHAKEFQIYEVDANEAKFVGHRKIDHYCQSGYGEEATLEHTIKAIADCQAILVSKVGECPKADLEAAGLIVVEAYDVIEKVARAFYQHHILQTTQEIPEIVGCI, encoded by the coding sequence ATGACCCCCCAACTCGGAATTCCCACTCAATCAAGCGGTTGCAGTTCCTCTAGCTGCGGCACTTCTACAACAGAAATTGACGAAAAACTAAAACAACGAATTGAGAACCACCCTTGCTATAGCGAAGAAGCCCACCATCACTACGCCCGGATGCACGTTGCGGTGGCTCCCGCTTGCAATATCCAATGCAATTACTGTAATCGCAAATACGACTGCGCTAACGAAAGCCGACCTGGGGTGGTGAGTGAATTGTTAACCCCAGAAGAAGCCGCCCATAAAGTCTTAGTGATTGCGGGTAAAATTCCCCAAATGAGCGTCTTAGGCATTGCTGGCCCTGGTGACCCCTTAGCCAACCCGGAAAAAACTTTCCGCACCTTTGAGTTAATTGCGGACAAAGCTCCCGATATCAAGCTGTGCTTATCCACCAATGGTTTAATGCTCCCCGACTATGTAGAGCGGATTAAGCAACTGAACGTGGATCATGTCACGATTACGATTAACATGGTAGACCCGGAAATTGGCACACAAATCTATCCTTGGGTGCGCTATAACCGCAAACGCTATACCGGGATTGAAGCAGCGCAAATTCTCCACGAACGCCAAATGGAGGGTTTACAGGCACTTAAAGAAGCGGATATCCTTTGTAAGGTGAACTCGGTTCTAATTCCCGGAATTAATGACCATCATTTACCGGAAGTCAATCAAGTTATTCGTTCCAAAGGGGCATTTCTGCATAATATTATGCCCTTGATTTCAGCGCCTGAACATGGCACCTACTTTGGTTTAAACGGTCAACGTGGCCCCTCCCCCAAAGAATTAAAAGCGGTGCAAGATAACTGTTCTGGCAATATGAAAATGATGCGTCACTGTCGCCAATGTCGAGCGGATGCTGTGGGTTTATTAGGCGAAGACAGAAGCCAAGAATTTACGAAAGATAAATTCATGGAAATGCAGCCAGAATACAATATTGAAACTCGTCAAGAAGTTCATGCCGATATTGAGAAGTTTAAATCGGAACTAAAATTAGCTAAAGCCAAACTCAAACCCAGTCAAAAAGTTGCTAACAGTCCTAAAGTTTTAGTGGCGGTTGCGACTAAAGGTGGGGGGTTAGTGAATCAACATTTTGGTCATGCTAAAGAGTTCCAAATTTATGAAGTGGATGCTAACGAAGCTAAATTCGTCGGTCATCGCAAAATTGATCATTATTGTCAAAGTGGTTATGGCGAAGAAGCCACATTAGAACACACGATTAAAGCCATTGCAGATTGTCAAGCAATTTTGGTTTCTAAAGTTGGTGAATGTCCGAAAGCGGATTTAGAAGCGGCGGGTTTAATTGTGGTGGAAGCCTACGATGTGATTGAAAAAGTTGCCCGGGCTTTTTATCAGCACCATATTCTCCAAACTACTCAGGAAATTCCTGAAATTGTTGGTTGTATTTAA
- the nifH gene encoding nitrogenase iron protein, protein MTDQKIRQIAFYGKGGIGKSTTSQNTIAGMAELGQRVMIVGCDPKADSTRLMLHSKAQTTVLHLAAERGAVEDVELEEVLLTGYRDVRCVESGGPEPGVGCAGRGIITAINFLEENGAYEDLDFVSYDVLGDVVCGGFAMPIREGKAQEIYIVTSGEMMAMYAANNIARGVLKYAHSGGVRLGGLICNSRKVDRELELIETLAKRLNTQMLHFVPRDNVVQHAELRRMTVIEYAPQHPQAQEYRTLANKIIDNKNLTIPTPISMDELEELLVEFGILGDDKEFEHLVGKTADEAPVTVGV, encoded by the coding sequence ATGACAGACCAAAAAATTAGACAGATTGCATTTTACGGAAAAGGTGGGATTGGTAAATCCACCACCTCCCAAAATACCATTGCTGGGATGGCGGAATTGGGTCAGCGCGTGATGATTGTCGGTTGTGACCCCAAAGCTGATTCCACCCGCTTAATGCTCCACAGTAAAGCTCAAACCACCGTACTTCACCTCGCCGCCGAACGGGGTGCTGTGGAAGATGTCGAACTCGAAGAAGTGTTACTCACCGGCTATCGGGATGTCCGTTGTGTAGAATCCGGTGGCCCAGAACCCGGTGTCGGTTGTGCTGGACGGGGGATTATTACTGCGATTAACTTCCTAGAAGAAAACGGCGCCTATGAAGACCTAGATTTCGTCAGTTATGACGTTTTAGGGGACGTTGTGTGTGGTGGTTTCGCCATGCCTATCCGTGAAGGTAAAGCTCAAGAAATTTACATCGTTACCTCCGGGGAAATGATGGCTATGTACGCTGCTAATAACATTGCGCGTGGGGTACTTAAATATGCTCACTCCGGCGGTGTGCGTTTAGGCGGTTTAATTTGCAACAGCCGTAAAGTTGACCGGGAATTAGAATTAATTGAAACCTTGGCCAAACGCTTAAATACTCAAATGCTTCACTTTGTCCCCCGCGACAACGTGGTACAACACGCCGAATTGCGTCGGATGACGGTGATTGAGTATGCTCCCCAACATCCTCAAGCCCAAGAATATCGCACCTTGGCTAACAAGATTATTGACAACAAAAATCTGACGATTCCGACTCCAATTTCTATGGATGAATTAGAAGAATTATTGGTGGAATTCGGAATTTTAGGAGATGACAAAGAATTCGAGCATTTAGTGGGTAAAACC
- the nifU gene encoding Fe-S cluster assembly protein NifU, with amino-acid sequence MWDYTDKVLDLFYNPKNQGVIEQTDEPGIAVVFGEIGSIACGDALRLHLKIDQPKDMIVDARFQTFGCTSAIASSSALTELVKGLTLDEALKVTNKEIADFLGGLPEAKMHCSVMGQEALEAAIYKYRGIELEAHDDDDGTLVCKCFSISESKIRRAIVENNLTTAEQVTSYIKAGGGCGSCLYPIDDLIAEVLKEKANITQIATEIAFAKDSQQPTSAPPLTTIQKISLIQKVLLEEVRPLLLADGGDVELYDVEGDTVKVLLKGACGSCPSSTSTLKGLIETTLKQKVLPSLLVEAL; translated from the coding sequence ATGTGGGACTACACAGACAAAGTATTAGACTTATTTTATAACCCGAAAAACCAAGGGGTAATTGAACAAACCGACGAACCGGGAATTGCTGTAGTTTTTGGGGAAATTGGTAGTATTGCTTGCGGAGATGCTTTAAGATTGCATCTCAAAATCGATCAACCCAAGGACATGATTGTAGATGCTCGATTTCAAACTTTTGGTTGTACCAGCGCCATTGCTTCTTCTTCAGCATTAACGGAATTAGTTAAGGGTTTGACCTTAGATGAAGCGTTGAAGGTTACTAATAAAGAAATTGCCGATTTTTTAGGGGGTTTACCCGAAGCTAAAATGCACTGTTCGGTGATGGGACAAGAAGCATTAGAAGCGGCGATTTATAAATATCGAGGAATTGAATTAGAAGCTCATGATGATGATGATGGGACTTTAGTTTGTAAGTGTTTTAGCATTAGTGAATCGAAAATTCGCCGAGCTATTGTTGAAAATAACTTAACAACCGCCGAACAAGTTACAAGTTATATTAAAGCGGGTGGCGGTTGTGGTTCTTGTTTATATCCCATTGATGATTTAATTGCGGAAGTCCTTAAAGAAAAAGCTAACATTACTCAAATTGCTACAGAGATTGCCTTTGCTAAAGACTCTCAGCAACCTACCTCAGCACCCCCGCTAACAACAATTCAAAAAATTTCCTTGATTCAAAAAGTTCTCTTAGAAGAAGTCCGTCCTTTGCTGTTAGCAGATGGAGGGGATGTCGAACTTTATGATGTCGAAGGAGATACAGTAAAAGTCTTACTGAAAGGAGCTTGTGGCTCTTGTCCTAGTAGTACATCTACTCTGAAAGGGTTAATTGAAACGACTTTAAAACAGAAAGTCTTACCCAGTTTATTAGTGGAAGCACTATAA
- the cysE gene encoding serine O-acetyltransferase, whose translation MQQTLTPGLTISPIPPNKPAVLADIIPTAATENVKSILPLLNGWQTLQADFMIIFERDPAARNWLEVLCFYPGFHALELHRIAHELHRRQIPFVPRLISYFSRLFTGVEIHPGAVIGKGVFIDHGMGVVIGETAIVGDYALIYQGVTLGGTGKDSGKRHPTLGKSVVVGAGAKILGNIQVGDHVRIGAGSIVLRDVPSDSTVVGVPGRTICRIPQNTCPLDHGKLPDAEATVIKNLETRIEQLEAQISRLQKSLKSPF comes from the coding sequence ATGCAACAGACTCTTACCCCTGGGTTAACCATCTCACCCATTCCACCCAACAAACCGGCGGTGTTAGCTGATATAATCCCAACAGCTGCCACCGAGAATGTCAAATCAATTCTTCCCCTGCTCAACGGGTGGCAGACCCTCCAAGCTGACTTTATGATTATTTTTGAGCGTGACCCCGCTGCCCGAAATTGGCTAGAAGTGCTTTGCTTTTACCCCGGATTTCACGCTTTAGAACTGCATCGCATTGCTCACGAGTTACACCGTCGGCAAATCCCCTTTGTTCCCCGTTTAATTTCTTACTTCAGTCGGCTATTTACCGGAGTTGAAATTCACCCCGGTGCGGTCATCGGTAAGGGGGTATTTATCGATCACGGCATGGGAGTTGTGATTGGAGAAACCGCCATTGTCGGAGACTACGCCCTAATTTATCAGGGGGTAACCTTGGGGGGAACCGGAAAAGACAGTGGAAAACGCCATCCCACCTTGGGAAAATCGGTAGTAGTTGGGGCGGGAGCTAAAATTTTAGGGAATATTCAAGTGGGTGATCATGTTCGCATTGGTGCCGGTTCTATTGTATTACGAGATGTACCCTCTGATTCTACAGTTGTCGGAGTTCCCGGTCGAACAATCTGTCGAATTCCCCAGAATACTTGTCCCCTAGACCATGGAAAACTTCCCGATGCTGAAGCCACAGTCATTAAAAATTTAGAAACTCGAATTGAACAGTTAGAAGCCCAAATTAGTCGGCTGCAAAAGAGTTTAAAATCACCCTTTTAA
- the nifS gene encoding cysteine desulfurase NifS, whose translation MSTCIYLDNNATTQVDPGVLEAMLPYFSEYYGNPSSMHSFGGKVGKAIKQARAQVAGLLGADDTEIVFTSCGSESNNTAIRAALAAQPDRRHIITTQVEHAAVLNVCKQLEKQGYTVTYLSVDAQGQLDLMELEAALTGNTALVSTMYANNETGTVFPIEQIGGLAKEYGAVFHVDAVQAVGKIPLNLKNSTIDLLTLSGHKLHAPKGVGALYVRRGFHFRPLLIGGHQERGRRAGTENVPGIIGLGKAAELELLHLPEATKRESQLRDLLETTLLEIIPNCQVNGDPKHRLPNTTNIGFKYIEGEAILLSLDQYGICASSGSACTSGSLEPSHVLRAMGLPYVILHGSIRFSLSRYTTEAEINQVLTVMPPIIERLRSLSPFNSDAAEWLQDRQTSNQLSAIS comes from the coding sequence ATGTCAACTTGTATTTACCTAGATAATAATGCCACAACTCAGGTAGATCCTGGAGTATTAGAAGCAATGCTTCCCTACTTTAGCGAATATTATGGTAATCCCTCCAGTATGCACAGCTTTGGGGGAAAGGTCGGAAAAGCAATCAAACAAGCTAGAGCTCAAGTTGCGGGTCTTTTAGGGGCTGATGACACCGAAATTGTGTTTACCAGTTGTGGCAGTGAAAGTAATAATACGGCAATTCGCGCCGCTTTAGCTGCCCAACCTGACCGTCGCCATATTATTACTACTCAAGTCGAACACGCGGCGGTTTTAAATGTTTGCAAACAACTGGAAAAACAAGGTTATACGGTTACTTATTTATCCGTTGATGCTCAAGGACAATTAGATTTAATGGAATTAGAAGCTGCCTTAACGGGAAATACGGCTTTAGTTTCTACGATGTATGCTAATAATGAAACCGGAACGGTATTTCCAATTGAACAAATTGGGGGATTAGCGAAGGAATACGGGGCTGTTTTTCATGTTGATGCGGTGCAAGCGGTTGGTAAAATTCCTTTGAATCTGAAGAACAGCACCATTGATTTATTAACATTATCGGGTCATAAGTTACACGCTCCTAAAGGGGTTGGAGCATTATATGTCCGCCGGGGATTTCATTTTCGACCGTTGCTAATTGGCGGACATCAAGAACGGGGTCGGCGAGCGGGTACTGAAAATGTCCCTGGAATTATTGGTTTAGGAAAAGCGGCGGAACTGGAATTATTACATTTACCAGAAGCCACTAAACGGGAAAGCCAATTGCGAGATCTTTTGGAAACAACTTTGCTAGAAATTATTCCAAATTGTCAAGTGAATGGTGACCCGAAACATCGCTTACCAAATACCACCAATATTGGGTTTAAATATATTGAAGGGGAAGCGATTTTACTCTCCTTAGACCAGTATGGAATTTGTGCTTCTTCTGGTTCAGCTTGCACTTCTGGATCTTTGGAACCTTCTCACGTTTTACGAGCAATGGGTTTACCTTATGTGATTCTACATGGCTCAATTCGATTTAGTTTAAGTCGTTACACAACGGAGGCAGAAATCAATCAAGTCCTAACTGTAATGCCACCAATTATAGAGCGTTTGCGTTCCCTTTCTCCCTTCAATAGTGATGCGGCGGAATGGTTACAAGATAGGCAAACCAGTAATCAGTTATCAGCCATTAGTTAA